A portion of the Thermodesulfovibrionales bacterium genome contains these proteins:
- a CDS encoding flippase-like domain-containing protein, whose protein sequence is MLNLRGILRSRSALLGLSVGVALFVAVLVWQGIDDVSEALRRAGWGIIAIALLHLPPLWADATGWRHLIPARQQPRRRTMIRARWIGESINDLLPVLQMGGNVVKARLIALRGVPVSKAGASVVVDVTLVVLTQILFTLFGLGVLAPSLGRGKSLLVVLVGSAIMAILLGGFYVAQRRGFFGFVARVSRRLLSGPEWESVSRGASEIDDEVLKLYNERRAVIASACWHMLAWLLGIAEVWVALRLLGQPVDVRTALLFESLGQAIRTGAFAVPGALGIQEGGYVLVGSALGISPGAALGLSLARRVRELLLGLPGLAVWQASAVHSALGKGISYASATEGALVSPLGGDGANADKRRWKVERSPIVHAINIGGRLPGLRSMPGLREEELIDAARKQTALEDFGGLSFREPLGRLLESLDSEARLNLMGRLATRHDVIRLLTNRLRMEEDRKRNPEIGEEKIRRPIIITGLPRTGTTLLHSLLSLDPASRVPLTWETVYPSPPPESATYLTDRRIGLVDGQIRWFHRLVKGFNRIHPVGASLPEECLVIFSHSFLSYQFETTHRLPAYLDWLEAQDLRYAYEVHRRFLQHLQWRCRGERWVLKAPAHMFDFDAMFSAYPDACVVMTHRDPLEVTASNASLTATLRSAFSDDVDPFEVGPECSLRWANAIGRAIRSRDRGCAPTDRFLDIYYVDLVADAVGTVRKVYAAFDLPFPEGMGESIRKFLGRHPKDKFGKHRYSLEDFGLEIEEEKKRYGPYRERFRL, encoded by the coding sequence TTGCTTAACCTTCGTGGAATCCTCCGGTCTCGCTCGGCCCTCTTGGGGCTCTCCGTCGGAGTCGCTCTCTTCGTTGCGGTGCTCGTCTGGCAGGGAATTGACGACGTGTCAGAGGCGCTCAGGCGAGCTGGCTGGGGCATAATAGCTATCGCGCTTCTCCATCTTCCGCCCTTGTGGGCGGATGCCACGGGCTGGCGGCACCTGATCCCTGCACGGCAGCAGCCCCGCCGCCGCACCATGATCAGGGCGCGCTGGATAGGTGAGTCGATCAACGATCTCCTCCCGGTCCTCCAGATGGGAGGGAACGTCGTCAAGGCCCGTCTCATCGCCCTCCGGGGAGTCCCGGTTAGCAAGGCAGGGGCGAGCGTCGTCGTGGACGTCACCCTCGTCGTCCTAACACAAATACTCTTCACGCTCTTCGGTCTCGGCGTGCTCGCTCCGAGTCTCGGTCGAGGAAAATCCCTTCTCGTCGTGCTCGTCGGCTCCGCCATCATGGCGATCCTCCTCGGCGGATTCTATGTCGCCCAGCGGCGGGGGTTCTTCGGCTTCGTCGCACGGGTTTCGAGGAGACTCCTCAGCGGACCCGAATGGGAGTCGGTGTCGCGCGGCGCCTCCGAGATCGACGACGAAGTCCTTAAGCTCTATAACGAACGCCGTGCCGTGATCGCGTCAGCATGCTGGCACATGCTCGCCTGGCTCCTCGGCATCGCAGAGGTCTGGGTCGCGCTCCGCCTCCTCGGTCAGCCCGTGGATGTCCGGACAGCCCTTCTCTTCGAGAGCCTCGGCCAGGCTATCAGGACGGGTGCCTTCGCTGTGCCCGGCGCCCTCGGAATTCAGGAGGGCGGCTACGTATTGGTCGGAAGCGCGCTCGGCATATCACCCGGTGCGGCCCTCGGCCTTTCTCTGGCGCGGCGGGTGCGGGAGCTACTCCTCGGTTTGCCTGGACTTGCCGTATGGCAGGCGTCGGCCGTCCACAGCGCCCTCGGGAAAGGCATCAGCTACGCATCTGCGACGGAAGGTGCACTCGTATCTCCATTGGGTGGGGACGGCGCGAATGCCGACAAGAGGCGTTGGAAAGTCGAGCGCTCGCCGATCGTGCACGCCATTAACATCGGGGGACGTCTCCCCGGACTGCGTTCGATGCCGGGACTGAGGGAAGAGGAACTCATCGATGCGGCCCGCAAGCAGACGGCATTGGAAGACTTTGGCGGCCTTTCCTTTCGCGAACCTCTCGGTCGTCTCCTCGAGTCTCTCGATTCCGAGGCCAGGCTGAATCTCATGGGACGGCTTGCGACGCGGCACGATGTGATCCGTCTCCTCACGAACCGTCTCAGGATGGAGGAGGACCGGAAAAGAAACCCGGAAATAGGAGAGGAAAAGATACGCAGACCGATCATCATCACAGGCCTTCCGAGGACCGGAACTACCCTGCTCCATAGTCTTCTCTCCCTCGACCCGGCGAGCCGCGTCCCCCTGACCTGGGAGACGGTATATCCTTCGCCTCCGCCCGAGTCAGCAACCTACCTGACAGACCGGCGCATAGGTCTCGTGGACGGTCAGATACGCTGGTTCCACCGCCTCGTAAAAGGCTTTAACCGGATTCATCCTGTCGGAGCGAGCCTCCCCGAGGAGTGCCTCGTGATATTCAGCCATTCTTTTCTGAGTTATCAGTTCGAGACGACGCATCGCCTGCCTGCCTATCTCGATTGGCTCGAGGCACAGGACCTCCGTTACGCCTACGAGGTACACCGTCGCTTCTTGCAGCACCTCCAGTGGCGCTGCCGAGGAGAGCGCTGGGTCCTCAAGGCCCCGGCACACATGTTCGACTTCGATGCGATGTTCTCTGCCTACCCGGACGCCTGCGTCGTCATGACCCACCGAGACCCTCTCGAAGTGACCGCGTCGAACGCGAGCCTCACCGCGACCCTCCGATCCGCCTTCAGCGACGATGTCGACCCTTTCGAGGTCGGGCCTGAGTGCAGTCTCAGGTGGGCCAACGCTATCGGGAGGGCGATCCGCTCGCGCGACAGGGGGTGCGCTCCGACTGACCGCTTCCTCGACATATATTACGTCGACCTCGTGGCCGATGCCGTCGGTACGGTCCGGAAGGTCTACGCCGCATTCGATCTTCCCTTTCCGGAGGGAATGGGAGAGAGCATCCGTAAATTCCTCGGCCGTCATCCGAAGGACAAGTTCGGGAAGCACCGTTACAGCCTCGAGGACTTCGGTCTCGAGATCGAAGAGGAGAAGAAGCGGTACGGACCCTACAGGGAACGCTTCAGGCTCTGA
- a CDS encoding aspartate aminotransferase family protein, whose product MSFDLRKIIDLHQGRQLSLLSEYMNPQMAKVLKTLGFDPVYVRGKGTHLWDDKGNDYLDMLSGFGVFAVGRSHPKVKEAIRQYLELDSPNLIKMGTQLLSGILAERLVDEFAPPGLDTVFFCNSGAEAVDGALKFAHAFTRRKRFLYCDHGFHGLTLGTLAVNGCMEFREDYEAILAGGTEIPFGDAARLEAELSRGDVAAFVVEPIIGHGVFIPPDDFLPRSRELCARHGALLIADEVQTGFGRTGKLFACEHWNIVPDIMTLSKSLSGGYCPIGAILYPRKVYDRVFSSLDRCMVHSTTFSQNDLAAVCGLATLDVIREEGLVENSARMGEYLMEQLRVLAQKYEFIREVRGRGLMIAIEFGQPRSLSLKAAWKMIHGVNQDLFCQSMLVPLIMDHHILAQVSGHGKDIIKLLPPLVFDRADADRFIKAFDEVLDAAHRFPGPIWEVGSRLAKTALR is encoded by the coding sequence ATGTCTTTCGACCTCAGGAAAATAATCGATCTCCATCAGGGCAGGCAGCTCTCGCTCCTTTCGGAGTACATGAACCCGCAGATGGCGAAGGTCCTGAAGACCCTCGGCTTCGACCCGGTCTACGTCAGGGGGAAGGGAACCCATCTCTGGGACGACAAGGGCAACGACTACCTCGACATGCTGTCGGGCTTCGGGGTCTTTGCCGTGGGCCGCTCCCATCCTAAAGTCAAGGAGGCGATACGCCAGTATCTCGAACTGGACAGTCCCAACCTCATAAAGATGGGGACTCAGCTCCTCTCGGGGATTCTCGCCGAGAGACTCGTGGATGAGTTCGCCCCTCCCGGCCTCGACACGGTCTTCTTCTGTAACTCAGGGGCGGAGGCCGTTGACGGCGCACTGAAGTTCGCCCATGCCTTCACGCGAAGGAAGAGGTTCCTCTACTGCGACCACGGGTTTCACGGCCTGACCCTCGGGACCCTCGCGGTCAACGGCTGCATGGAATTCAGGGAAGACTACGAGGCGATTCTCGCTGGGGGGACGGAGATCCCCTTCGGGGACGCGGCCCGTCTCGAAGCCGAGCTTTCCCGGGGAGACGTTGCTGCCTTCGTCGTAGAACCGATAATCGGCCACGGTGTATTCATACCGCCCGATGACTTTCTTCCCCGCAGCCGGGAACTCTGTGCGCGCCACGGTGCGCTCCTCATAGCCGACGAAGTCCAGACCGGTTTCGGCCGCACAGGGAAACTCTTCGCGTGTGAGCACTGGAACATCGTGCCCGACATCATGACCCTCTCGAAATCGCTCTCGGGCGGCTACTGTCCGATCGGCGCCATCCTCTACCCGCGGAAGGTCTACGACAGGGTCTTCAGTTCCCTCGACCGGTGCATGGTCCATTCGACCACCTTCAGCCAGAACGATCTGGCGGCGGTCTGCGGCCTCGCCACGCTCGATGTGATCAGGGAGGAGGGCCTCGTCGAAAACAGCGCCCGGATGGGCGAGTATCTCATGGAACAGCTGAGGGTCCTCGCGCAGAAGTACGAGTTCATCAGGGAGGTGCGGGGCAGGGGCCTCATGATCGCGATAGAGTTCGGTCAGCCCCGCTCGCTCAGTCTGAAGGCTGCATGGAAGATGATTCACGGGGTCAACCAGGACCTCTTCTGTCAATCGATGCTCGTGCCCCTGATCATGGACCACCACATCCTCGCTCAGGTATCCGGACACGGGAAAGACATCATCAAGCTACTGCCGCCCCTCGTTTTTGACAGGGCCGATGCGGATCGCTTCATTAAGGCCTTCGACGAGGTCCTGGACGCAGCGCATCGTTTCCCCGGGCCGATTTGGGAAGTCGGCTCTCGTCTCGCAAAGACGGCCCTTCGATAG
- a CDS encoding 3'(2'),5'-bisphosphate nucleotidase CysQ, translated as MLETAGKRLILTALLAAEEAGKAILDVYNAGAIVADEKCDGSPLTLADRRSHEIIIRRLGGEGSSRFPLLSEEGKDIRYEERKKWECFWLVDPLDGTKEFIKRNDEFTVNIALIKGGRPVLGVIYLPVTDTFYFAAEDLGSYKAEHLRIAGLVRPGQTDGETEESFREVMERAASLPDRGTETGASGILRVVGSRSHATVEQDLFIEALKKRYERVEIVPAGSSLKFCLVAEGKADIYPRFGPTMEWDTAAGQSIVNESGGEVVSMKDRQPLRYNKEDLRNHPFLCKGSSSDLEGLLHPDPDPLRF; from the coding sequence TTGCTCGAAACAGCGGGGAAGAGACTGATACTCACCGCCCTCTTGGCAGCCGAAGAAGCGGGCAAGGCCATTCTCGATGTCTACAATGCCGGTGCTATCGTCGCGGATGAGAAATGTGATGGTTCGCCCCTGACCCTTGCCGACAGGCGTTCGCATGAGATCATAATCCGCCGCCTCGGAGGAGAGGGCAGCTCTCGATTCCCTCTTCTCAGTGAAGAGGGTAAGGATATCCGATACGAAGAGAGGAAGAAGTGGGAATGCTTCTGGCTCGTCGACCCTCTTGACGGGACGAAGGAGTTCATCAAAAGGAACGACGAATTCACGGTAAACATAGCCCTTATCAAGGGAGGCAGACCTGTCCTCGGGGTCATCTATCTGCCGGTAACTGATACCTTCTATTTCGCCGCCGAAGATCTTGGATCCTATAAGGCAGAGCATCTGAGGATTGCCGGACTGGTTCGACCGGGACAGACTGATGGGGAGACGGAGGAGTCATTCCGGGAGGTAATGGAGAGGGCAGCTTCCCTCCCGGATCGGGGAACGGAAACAGGAGCATCAGGCATCCTCAGGGTTGTGGGCAGCAGATCACATGCAACGGTCGAGCAGGATCTCTTCATCGAGGCACTCAAGAAGAGATATGAACGGGTTGAGATCGTCCCTGCCGGAAGCTCCTTGAAGTTCTGCCTCGTTGCGGAAGGGAAAGCGGATATCTATCCCAGATTCGGACCGACAATGGAGTGGGATACCGCGGCAGGGCAGTCCATCGTGAATGAAAGCGGAGGCGAAGTTGTCTCGATGAAAGACAGGCAACCCCTTCGTTACAACAAGGAGGACCTGAGAAATCATCCTTTCCTCTGTAAGGGAAGCTCTTCCGACCTCGAAGGTCTTCTTCATCCGGATCCCGACCCGCTCCGCTTTTAG
- the cysC gene encoding adenylyl-sulfate kinase codes for MDKEAKHLYWHSHSVTVKERRESYNYVSCVLWFTGLSAAGKSTLANALCQRLHLMGVKSYVLDGDNIRHGLNKNLGFSPEDRKENIRRIGEVAKLFVDAGVIAMTAFISPYREDRDNVRALLKEDEFIEIFLRCPIEECERRDPKGIYKKARTGEVKEFTGISAPYEEPAHPEIILDTDKLTLEEAVEAVMRYLIQNEYIKPENSREV; via the coding sequence ATGGACAAAGAAGCAAAACATCTTTACTGGCACAGCCATTCAGTCACCGTCAAGGAGCGGAGAGAAAGTTATAATTATGTGAGCTGCGTACTCTGGTTCACCGGATTGTCGGCGGCCGGGAAATCGACGCTCGCAAATGCCCTCTGCCAGAGGCTGCACCTCATGGGGGTGAAGAGCTATGTCCTCGACGGCGATAACATTCGTCACGGGCTCAATAAGAATCTCGGTTTCAGTCCGGAGGACAGAAAAGAGAATATCCGGAGAATCGGAGAAGTCGCGAAGCTCTTTGTCGATGCCGGGGTCATCGCGATGACGGCCTTCATATCGCCCTACCGGGAGGACCGAGACAATGTGAGGGCGCTCCTGAAAGAGGATGAATTCATCGAAATCTTTCTTCGCTGTCCAATCGAAGAGTGTGAAAGACGCGACCCCAAGGGAATCTATAAGAAGGCGAGAACCGGTGAGGTGAAAGAATTTACCGGCATCTCCGCGCCCTATGAAGAGCCCGCGCACCCTGAGATTATTCTCGATACGGATAAGCTGACCTTAGAGGAAGCCGTCGAAGCGGTGATGCGGTATCTGATCCAGAACGAGTATATCAAACCTGAAAATTCCCGGGAAGTCTGA